In Rheinheimera sp. MM224, one DNA window encodes the following:
- a CDS encoding DUF2269 family protein, producing MYSLLKVIHIGSLILWLGPALGSWLVLRYFQQHQGEMSSGTSLVYKVFFLTLTLEHLALCTLFVSGAWMAFGYGWIDMPWLQNKLWLVLLLIVPLEIVDIWLGNWKVQQLIKQRALGVELTSRQQGLIQFYHKGFTHLALLTLPVTVLVIMWLAVSKQPLW from the coding sequence ATGTATAGCCTGCTGAAAGTGATTCATATTGGCTCGCTGATTTTGTGGCTTGGCCCAGCGCTTGGGTCGTGGCTGGTGCTGCGGTATTTTCAACAGCATCAGGGCGAAATGAGTAGCGGAACATCCTTGGTGTATAAGGTGTTTTTCCTCACCTTAACACTGGAGCATCTGGCGCTTTGCACTTTGTTTGTCAGCGGTGCGTGGATGGCTTTTGGTTATGGCTGGATTGACATGCCCTGGCTACAAAACAAGTTGTGGCTGGTGTTGTTGCTGATTGTGCCGCTGGAAATTGTCGATATCTGGCTGGGTAACTGGAAGGTGCAACAGCTGATTAAACAGCGTGCTTTGGGTGTGGAGCTGACGAGCAGACAACAGGGATTAATTCAGTTTTACCACAAAGGTTTTACCCATCTGGCTCTACTGACATTACCTGTAACAGTGCTGGTTATTATGTGGCTGGCGGTGTCGAAACAGCCTTTGTGGTAG
- a CDS encoding HEPN domain-containing protein: MASTSYQAFETAIADAERLLVLFDKLPKPEQQTNEVLKRAALIMTLTAWETYIEAWLNEQLCQKISILKGSFAGDYIQKKLDQEIKRLNNPNSEKIRQLSLEFLQRDITESWVWNNYQPKTACTQLNSWLSKRGDAVHQGRNNADPKVPHLVKRDEVEKAIKFFKELVKITDGVAL, encoded by the coding sequence ATGGCATCAACCTCCTATCAAGCTTTTGAAACCGCTATCGCCGACGCCGAGCGCTTGCTTGTGCTGTTCGACAAACTGCCCAAACCAGAACAACAAACCAATGAAGTGCTAAAACGTGCTGCGCTGATTATGACGCTGACGGCTTGGGAAACTTATATCGAAGCCTGGCTAAACGAACAACTCTGCCAGAAGATTTCCATCCTTAAAGGCAGCTTTGCTGGAGACTACATCCAGAAAAAGTTGGATCAAGAAATTAAGCGGCTCAATAACCCCAATTCTGAAAAAATCAGGCAACTCAGCCTGGAATTTCTGCAACGCGATATCACCGAAAGCTGGGTATGGAATAACTACCAGCCAAAAACAGCCTGTACTCAACTGAATAGCTGGTTAAGCAAACGTGGTGATGCTGTGCATCAGGGCCGCAATAACGCCGACCCTAAAGTCCCGCATTTAGTAAAACGAGACGAAGTGGAAAAGGCGATTAAGTTTTTTAAAGAATTAGTCAAAATAACGGATGGTGTTGCTTTGTAG